The Hyperolius riggenbachi isolate aHypRig1 chromosome 3, aHypRig1.pri, whole genome shotgun sequence genome window below encodes:
- the LOC137560884 gene encoding up-regulator of cell proliferation-like, whose translation MASKQEVPPTDVPENRSPAMADASEGLPEGAGKQFHELVETIKMKHHLTSKLTLKDILSIGIEDLLERRAEKAEDLPWDYLRKLMVLNRTARDGLLTEQCTDDDQEELFNVSFTESVGNSLSSIHPLDVLCVLLHCTDSFLCQEILTKMSMCQFAVPLLLPAGDGLHCNLLLWAIRDIVKKWRPQTLAGSKGFREDNVDKISMPFFSFVRMGENKLSKSKILNQILNPSQFHNNFFIHDNMNGGNLTRKISDGLVELSWYFPLGKSDMFPEPIAVTNLRGDLSSHLDQFLFLTRISSAVFIFVESISSREFALLSTHSNKDTQYFFILSPGPGNQVNTETLKTLQELSPILKLKKSNVIVYSGGTNKAAFTVKIQSSIANCINHNIKRIKMREFESKINGLKIDIDERTPDCQKAKVLALNITEEIKDVFEYKQKSMVLQGELWKQLSQIEKERCRMTKQGCKDAQQYLDELKNNYYSLHKKQNAHDLPRGIMLFIDALSHLNMSEKHFFLKWLKFELDSIARNNLSMLQSVYKEKCNVKSCNTEELKQIDQKISDSSLGIEHFLREMGQFYEAECSMIKENKLDEVRKQFTGLPGIAADLLLEGFPLELIDGDASNIPLQWILAVLTELNNKTGNECRMRVITVLGAQSTGKSTLLNTMFGLQFPVASGRCTRGAFMTLLNVRENLQNELGCQFIMVIDTEGLKAPELASLEGSYEHDNELATLVVGLSDITIVNMAMENATEMKDILQIVVHAFLRMKEVGKRPNCQFVHQNVSDVSAHDKNMRDRKKLLEQLNEITKIAAEMEKKTEIKEFCDVMDYNLEKDNWYIPGLWLGVPPMAPVNSGYSEQVHELKKYLLEFMKSKSLKRPLTILEFTTWIESLWNAVKHEKFIFSFRNSLMADAYNKLCMVYSQWEWEFRKAVHSWLINTETNIKNQSAESMNEDLLCSEYRSELCILLSQEKNKMIELLDEYFDNKSENVHLLERYKLDFILSAEFLRRDLERNALNKCDEGIAIQKGKFKIQSIQNSSQKLIEDKISDLLSRCRERNQKLSDSELEKEFDDMWENTLTNLQLEKLKRRTVSKCMLQQLINDMSNKGSAINQALGEMKDLQDCTQINIGNDGKKESGLVERFKNFITSVLGPGKKESHEKIKDFAFSLMGKCEFYIQEKVSTAEDYDDTYCQELLHMINTEISNQPKNCRLSSQLELSIKHHILGKASTEFQKMHDAFIAKNDPKLSLNRLKPEYLGTFICTFLQKDVCQTKAKQFCEQCLKPALIDAVFKHLGNKIVDDIKHSSDNKRFCSRTYFQSFLLRELLEELSFPKYAEYIESYEAFTRRWIGNYIENKYANPKSLKSLEEDILSLMNKRVMEVLADKKCLRVPSVSDFLKQFCEMLKNELVIPSNEMNVVSFQNNAQVDQFSLDIQLFLKEQTMLQISLQLKSMDIKSVLSQVSVNPQEELFRQVVGCGKLCPFCNVPCEGGGLEHTQHFASIHRPGGLGTYRWKDDETLSTEICSTSIVSSCEFRNSDTQGKYFLYKHYRKLYPDWDIKPDPSIQSSDYWKYIFSQFNEEFAKAYHANPAKLPQGWKSITKQQALQSLQEACNDNY comes from the coding sequence gagcAGGAAAGCAGTTTCACGAACTTGTGGAAACCATCAAAATGAAACACCACTTGACATCAAAACTAACTCTGAAGGACATCTTAAGCATTGGCATAGAAGACCTGCTTGAAAGACGAGCTGAAAAAGCAGAGGATCTTCCCTGGGATTACTTGCGGAAACTCATGGTCTTAAACAGAACAGCGAGAGACGGCCTACTTACAGAACAGTGTACTGATGATGATCAAGAAGAGCTATTTAATGTTTCTTTTACTGAAAGTGTTGGCAATTCATTATCTTCCATCCACCCCTTGGatgtcctgtgtgtcctcctgcactGCACAGACAGCTTTCTGTGTCAAGAGATTCTAACCAAAATGTCCATGTGTCAGTTTGCTGTCCCTCTGCTGCTCCCTGCTGGTGATGGGTTACACTGCAACCTCTTGCTGTGGGCAATTAGAGACATCGTGAAGAAGTGGAGGCCTCAGACATTAGCTGGCAGTAAAGGGTTCAGAGAAGATAACGTGGATAAAATTTCAATGCCATTTTTCTCTTTTGTCAGGATGGGGGAAAACAAATTATCCAAGTCTAAAATCCTAAACCAAATCCTTAATCCATCTCAGTTTCATAACAACTTCTTCATACATGACAACATGAATGGCGGAAACCTCACCAGGAAAATATCTGATGGACTTGTGGAACTCTCCTGGTATTTTCCCTTAGGCAAGTCTGATATGTTTCCAGAACCCATTGCAGTTACTAATCTACGGGGAGATCTATCCTCACATTTGGATCAGTTCTTGTTCCTAACTCGAATCTCATCTGCAGTCTTTATATTCGTTGAGAGTATTTCTAGTAGAGAATTTGCACTGCTATCAACTCATTCTAACAAAGacacacaatatttttttattctCAGTCCAGGGCCTGGCAATCAAGTTAACACTGAGACATTGAAGACCCTCCAAGAGCTAAGCCCAATACTAAAATTGAAAAAATCCAATGTAATTGTATATTCGGGTGGAACAAACAAAGCTGCATTTACAGTCAAAATACAGAGCAGTATTGCAAATTGCATAAACCATAACATCAAAAGAATCAAGATGAGGGAATTTGAgagtaaaatcaatgggctgaaGATTGACATAGATGAGAGAACGCCTGACTGTCAGAAGGCCAAGGTACTTGCCTTAAATATTACAGAAGAAATAAAAGATGTGTTTGAGTACAAACAGAAGTCAATGGTGTTGCAGGGAGAACTATGGAAACAGCTCTCGCAGATAGAAAAAGAACGCTGCAGAATGACTAAACAAGGGTGTAAAGATGCACAACAATATCTAGATGAACTAAAAAATAATTACTATTCTCTGCACAAGAAACAGAATGCTCATGATCTGCCTCGTGGAATCATGCTCTTCATTGATGCTCTCTCTCATTTGAATAtgtctgaaaaacatttttttctgaaatggcTGAAGTTTGAACTTGATTCCATTGCCAGAAATAATTTGTCGATGTTACAATCGGTCTACAAAGAGAAATGCAATGTTAAGTCTTGTAATACTGAAGAACTCAAACAGATAGACCAGAAAATATCTGATAGTTCTTTAGGAATTGAGCATTTCTTGCGTGAGATGGGACAATTTTATGAGGCTGAGTGTTCTatgattaaagaaaataaattggATGAAGTAAGAAAACAATTTACTGGATTGCCTGGGATAGCTGCTGATCTTTTGCTGGAGGGGTTCCCATTAGAGCTGATAGATGGAGATGCCTCCAACATCCCCCTGCAATGGATACTAGCTGTACTGACGGAGCTTAATAACAAAACCGGAAATGAATGTAGAATGAGAGTAATAACTGTGCTGGGAGCACAGAGTACTGGAAAGTCCACCCTTCTAAACACCATGTTTGGACTGCAATTCCCGGTGGCCAGTGGAAGATGCACAAGAGGGGCCTTCATGACCCTTCTCAATGTGCGAGAGAACTTGCAGAATGAGCTGGGCTGCCAGTTTATCATGGTGATTGACACAGAGGGATTGAAAGCTCCAGAACTGGCCTCTTTGGAAGGCAGttatgaacatgacaatgagcttGCCACATTAGTGGTTGGGTTGAGCGACATCACTATAGTTAATATGGCCATGGAAAATGCAACGGAAATGAAAGATATTCTTCAGATAGTGGTCCATGCATTTCTTAGAATGAAAGAGGTAGGAAAGCGACCCAACTGCCAGTTTGTTCACCAAAATGTGAGTGATGTATCTGCACATGACAAAAATATGAGAGACCGGAAGAAACTCTTGGAACAATTGAATGAAATCACAAAAATAGCTGCAGAAATGGAAAAGAAGACTGAGATAAAAGAATTCTGTGATGTCATGGATTATAATCTAGAAAAAGACAACTGGTACATCCCTGGCCTTTGGCTTGGGGTTCCACCAATGGCTCCAGTAAACTctgggtacagtgaacaggtacatGAATTGAAAAAGTATTTATTAGAATTCATGAAAAGCAAGTCTCTGAAAAGGCCTTTAACCATTCTAGAATTTACAACTTGGATAGAAAGTTTATGGAATGCAGTAAAACACGAGAAATTCATCTTCAGCTTCAGGAACAGTTTAATGGCAGATGCATATAATAAGCTTTGTATGGTCTACTCACAATGGGAATGGGAGTTTCGGAAAGCTGTCCACAGCTGGTTAATCAACACAGAGACCAACATTAAAAACCAGTCAGCAGAAAGTATGAATGAAGATTTGTTGTGTTCCGAATACAGGAGTGAGCTCTGTATATTGCTTTCCCAAGAAAAGAATAAAATGATAGAGTTGTTGGATGAGTATTTTGACAATAAATCTGAGAATGTTCACCTTTTAGAGCGATACAAATTAGATTTCATTTTGAGTGCTGAATTCCTAAGAAGAGACTTAGAGCGAAATGCTCTTAACAAATGTGATGAGGGCATTGCCATCCAGAAAGGGAAGTTCAAAATTCAGAGTATCCAGAATAGTTCTCAGAAGTTGATTGAGGATAAAATCTCGGATCTACTATCAAGATGTCGAGAGAGGAATCAGAAGCTCAGTGATTCAGAACTAGAAAAGGAATTTGATGATATGTGGGAGAACACCCTGACAAATCTACAGTTGGAAAAATTAAAAAGACGTACCGTCAGTAAATGTATGCTTCAGCAACTGATTAATGACATGAGCAATAAGGGATCGGCTATAAATCAAGCCTTAGGGGAAATGAAAGATTTACAAGATTGCACACAAATTAATATAGGAAATGATGGAAAAAAAGAGAGTGGATTGGTTGAAAGATTCAAAAATTTCATAACAAGTGTGTTGGGTCCTGGTAAGAAGGAGTCTCATGAGAAAATAAAAGACTTTGCTTTTTCACTTATGGGGAAATGTGAGTTTTATATCCAAGAAAAGGTGAGTACTGCAGAGGATTATGATGACACCTACTGCCAGGAACTACTCCACATGATCAATACTGAGATTTCCAACCAGCCAAAAAACTGTCGTCTCTCCTCACAGCTTGAACTGAGCATCAAACATCACATTCTTGGGAAAGCTTCTACAGAGTTTCAGAAAATGCACGATGCTTTCATTGCAAAGAACGATCCAAAACTCAGCCTAAATAGGCTAAAACCTGAGTATTTAGGTACTTTCATCTGCACATTTTTACAAAAAGATGTGTGTCAGACGAAAgccaagcaattttgtgagcaatGCTTAAAGCCAGCTTTGATAGATGCTGTGTTCAAACATCTAGGTAACAAAATAGTGGATGATATAAAACacagttcagataataaaagaTTCTGCAGTAGGACCTATTTTCAAAGTTTTTTGTTACGGGAACTACTGGAAGAACTCTCATTCCCAAAATATGCAGAATATATTGAGTCATATGAGGCGTTTACAAGACGTTGGATTGGAAACTACATTGAAAATAAGTATGCAAACCCCAAAAGTCTGAAATCTTTAGAAGAAGACATTCTTTCTTTGATGAACAAGAGAGTTATGGAAGTTCTTGCAGATAAGAAATGCCTTAGAGTTCCATCTGTCTCAGATTTTCTGAAACAATTTTGTGAGATGCTGAAAAATGAACTTGTGATTCCATCTAATGAAATGAATGTGGTGTCTTTCCAGAATAACGCACAAGTGGATCAATTTTCTTTGGACATTCAGCTCTTCCTCAAGGAACAAACAATGTTACAAATCTCATTACAGCTAAAATCTATGGATATAAagtctgtactttcccaggtaTCCGTAAATCCTCAGGAGGAATTGTTTAGGCAGGTGGTTGGCTGTGGGAAGCTGTGTCCATTCTGTAATGTTCCCTGTGAGGGTGGAGGACTTGAGCACACACAGCACTTTGCTTCTATCCATAGACCAGGCGGACTAGGAACATACAGATGGAAAGATGATGAAACCTTATCTACTGAAATATGCAGCACATCCATTGTATCTTCTTGTGAATTTAGAAATTCAGATACACAAGGGAAGTATTTCTTATATAAACACTATCGCAAACTTTATCCAGACTGGGATATTAAACCAGATCCCTCCATCCAGTCCTCAGATTATTGGAAGTATATTTTTTCACAGTTTAATGAGGAGTTTGCTAAAGCATACCACGCTAATCCAGCAAAACTACCACAAGGCTGGAAGTCGATAACAAAACAACAAGCTCTGCAAAGCCTACAGGAAGCCTGCAATGATAATTATTAG